One Paenisporosarcina sp. FSL H8-0542 genomic region harbors:
- a CDS encoding M48 family metallopeptidase — MTKKWGINALFLFGVYAFLMYVYIFHSGSGGIPATLKGTVADPHVFMSDRELYLSEEYSRIKNFLFFVSIPFEWLVYLFILITGLSQAFERWIPLQKKWAILQNAVYVFLLSVLTFIVLFPLDYYRYFLSKKYGISTQDFNSWMRDNVIDFWVNLGTTVVIVTVLYWLINKSTKRWWFNAWLLMIPFSIFLMFIQPVIIDPLYNDFYPLTNKELETKILTLAEQAKIPTEHVYEVNMAEKTNALNAYVTGIGNNSRIVLWDTTLNRLSENEILFIMAHEMGHYVEKHIYFGIARYILMMLVGLWLTAKIMPWAIHRFGRVLKIKRVNAIHSLPLFLLITSFLLFVSSPISNYISRYQETRADQYAINLMDDPEAAVKTFQELTKAGLNEVNPPLLVKWFRYSHPTMLERINKVANENESKE; from the coding sequence TTGACGAAAAAATGGGGAATTAATGCTCTTTTCTTATTTGGGGTATATGCTTTCCTGATGTATGTTTATATCTTCCATAGTGGCAGTGGGGGTATACCTGCAACTTTAAAAGGAACTGTTGCAGATCCGCATGTTTTTATGTCGGATCGAGAATTGTACCTTAGTGAGGAGTATTCAAGAATAAAGAATTTTCTCTTTTTTGTATCAATACCGTTTGAATGGCTTGTCTATTTATTTATACTGATTACTGGACTTTCACAAGCGTTTGAAAGATGGATTCCTTTGCAAAAAAAATGGGCAATTTTGCAAAATGCAGTATATGTATTTTTACTGTCTGTTCTTACGTTTATTGTTTTATTTCCTTTAGACTATTACAGATATTTCTTAAGTAAAAAATATGGGATTAGTACCCAGGATTTCAATTCTTGGATGCGAGATAATGTCATTGATTTTTGGGTTAACTTAGGAACGACTGTAGTGATTGTAACGGTTCTTTATTGGCTTATAAATAAAAGCACAAAGAGATGGTGGTTCAATGCCTGGTTACTAATGATTCCTTTCTCCATTTTCCTCATGTTTATTCAACCAGTAATAATCGACCCCTTATATAATGATTTTTATCCACTAACAAATAAAGAATTAGAGACGAAAATTCTCACGTTGGCTGAGCAAGCAAAAATTCCAACAGAACATGTGTATGAAGTTAACATGGCGGAAAAGACAAATGCTCTAAATGCTTATGTTACGGGGATTGGGAATAATTCAAGAATAGTATTATGGGATACGACTTTGAACCGCTTATCAGAAAATGAAATTCTCTTCATCATGGCTCATGAGATGGGGCATTATGTGGAGAAACATATATATTTTGGAATCGCTCGTTATATCCTAATGATGCTTGTCGGGCTCTGGTTAACCGCTAAAATAATGCCTTGGGCTATCCATCGCTTTGGACGTGTATTAAAAATTAAACGAGTAAACGCTATTCATTCATTGCCATTATTTTTACTTATTACATCTTTTCTATTATTCGTTTCAAGTCCAATTTCAAATTATATTTCTAGATATCAGGAAACAAGAGCTGATCAGTATGCAATAAACCTAATGGACGACCCGGAGGCAGCTGTCAAAACTTTTCAAGAACTTACGAAGGCAGGATTGAATGAGGTGAATCCTCCACTACTCGTAAAATGGTTTCGTTATTCACATCCGACAATGCTAGAAAGAATAAATAAAGTTGCAAATGAAAATGAATCAAAAGAGTGA
- a CDS encoding HupE/UreJ family protein, whose translation MKLRAFLSLFIVTLLFCANASTSFAHTDKSRGYSNLNIKGKTIDYELFLDQIDMLEQFDTNKDKYLDNEELSSQKERIESVLQKDLRIDVDSKPLTMEMLSMELAEKGSTIGVIFKLRITADEAIEQFNLHYNLMFEDAPLHTNVLLVHSGDYFYQNILDTKKKDVQITIAQPESESVLWKYFVLGIEHILTGFDHMLFLLSLVLIASRFKDALKIVTAFTIGHSITLFLVATDRIQVSSHWVEVFIALTICYVAVENIFVQKVKWRWLLTAIFGLIHGMGFAGALTEIGLPKSNLIGTLLSFNLGVETGQFMVLCLLLPLLNWLRRFPWYRKMMISASCLIFVLAFYWLLQRLQ comes from the coding sequence TTGAAACTACGTGCATTCCTGTCCTTGTTCATAGTCACCTTATTATTTTGTGCGAATGCCAGCACTTCATTTGCCCATACCGACAAAAGTAGGGGTTACTCGAATTTAAACATTAAAGGGAAAACGATTGACTATGAACTTTTTCTTGATCAAATAGACATGCTGGAACAATTTGATACCAACAAGGATAAATATCTGGATAACGAGGAACTGTCCTCGCAGAAAGAAAGAATCGAATCGGTATTACAGAAAGATCTTCGTATAGATGTGGATTCGAAGCCCTTAACGATGGAAATGCTTTCGATGGAGTTGGCAGAAAAGGGTTCCACGATTGGCGTAATTTTTAAATTAAGGATAACCGCCGATGAAGCTATCGAACAATTTAATCTTCATTACAATCTGATGTTTGAAGATGCGCCTCTACATACGAATGTACTTTTGGTCCATTCAGGGGATTATTTCTATCAGAATATTCTTGATACCAAAAAAAAAGATGTTCAGATCACCATTGCTCAGCCTGAAAGTGAATCCGTCCTATGGAAATACTTTGTACTTGGAATCGAACACATTTTGACCGGGTTCGATCATATGCTGTTTTTGTTATCCTTAGTATTAATCGCATCTCGCTTCAAGGATGCGTTGAAAATTGTTACTGCTTTTACAATCGGCCACAGCATAACACTATTCTTGGTGGCCACCGACCGTATTCAGGTCAGTTCGCATTGGGTCGAAGTTTTTATAGCGCTGACCATCTGTTATGTGGCAGTGGAAAATATATTTGTTCAAAAGGTGAAATGGCGGTGGCTATTGACAGCCATATTTGGCCTGATTCACGGTATGGGTTTCGCCGGGGCTTTGACTGAAATAGGACTTCCAAAGAGCAATCTGATTGGCACACTCCTCTCATTTAATTTAGGAGTGGAAACGGGTCAGTTCATGGTATTGTGTCTATTACTGCCTCTCTTGAATTGGCTGCGCAGGTTCCCATGGTATCGTAAAATGATGATCTCAGCGTCTTGCCTTATTTTTGTTTTAGCATTTTATTGGTTGCTTCAACGTCTGCAGTAA